The Brachypodium distachyon strain Bd21 chromosome 4, Brachypodium_distachyon_v3.0, whole genome shotgun sequence nucleotide sequence ttgagcacTGCTTGACGTACGACGAAAGCAGTACGATTTTCTTACTACAATGCACATCAAACGTTGATCATAATTTCTCCATTCCTAATCACCACTGATTCCTTTCATCATACACAAATCGTACATGGACTGTCGTACGTGAGGTAgttctgtctttttttttttgagcgaaacaTGAGGGTTAGTTGTAAGGGCGTGTCTTCGATCTTCGGAGGACGAGTGGGGCTGCAATGCAATTGCAGGAGTCCAGTCAAGTGGGCCGATACAGGAGCTATCAAAGTGTGGATGGGCCTATTTTATGCGTGGCTAAGCTGCCCGCCGACGGGAGAACACTTATCTGAACAATGGGCTCAAATTTCGAGATGCATTCTACTGCATCATATTGAGCTCAGGCTGGGCTGGATTGTTCTAAAGAAAAGGCTGGGCCAGATATGCATTCCTGGGGCAAAACATTTTCCACCACAAAGAAGGAGTTcgttataaaaaaaaatgcatgcacGCAAACAAGTGCATGCAAAGTGCAATTAGGAGCGATGCTTGTGGATTAGTAGCACGTGGAACAGTGATCACTAAGTACCAATTCGTGACTCCCTGTTGCATATTTTGCATCGCATGCACTTGCTCTTTCTTCCAACAAAGTTAGTACAGTAGTAGTAAAAGTTTTTCACCTGATTTCATCATGTCATAACAGTAACGGATCATTAAATTTTACAGCATGACCTCGTTAATTCGACcgaaaggaagaaagagttCACGACACATCGAAGCCAGTAGCCATTTCTGACCGGCTGACATACGGCTGCCCAAGTTACGCCAAAACTGAACGAAAATAAAGTCCGACAAGGAAGGCGGTGCTTGCTACTATACGTGTCAACGTTCAAGAAAGCGGTTCCCGGTGGCCAAATTGgacccatttttttttttgtgttacGTGCAGTGTACTACCGTACAGCGGCCCAAGCTGTATTTCCCCGTATTTATTGTCACAGGAGTTATTCCGCTGGCTGCCCAacagctttcttcttcttcttcttccgccgCACGAATTCCGAGCAAAGCACGCGCCGCGTACTACGAGATCGGAGATCGATGGCGGATTCCGCGATGAAGAAGTACCTGGTGCAGGTGGAGGaaggccgggcggcggcggcggcggcggaggacgggaCCGCCGGGGCGCCGTCCGTCGGGCCCGCCTACCGCTGCGCGGccgggggcggcgccgcctcgccgcccgtCGTGCCAGGGCTCGACTCCTGCTGGGACATATTCCGGTACGTGCGCCTTTGCCTAGTTCCGCTGTTTGGATTCTTTCCCGAACGCGAGTGATCGGGTTTTCCAGATTGATTTCCGCGCACACGTAAACAATCGCTGAATCCTTCCAACAAATCCTGCAATTGAACGCGGCCAGGAAATGGTTTGCCGAAACGGCTGTCTATGCGACCAATTGTTGCTGCACGTGGTAATTATAGGATCCAATAATCCCGTGCTGAATTTCCAATTTCTTCTTGGGTTAAAACATGCGGATGAGTTAAAAGCAATATTGaccggtttttttttgtttgtttgcacTTTATATTGCTATAAGCTAGAAAAGAGAAGAGTGCAACATTGCCCGTTGAGATTTATTAAATCCGACTGGAGCTTACAGATTTGCATAAATAAACCTGATGCTTTACATACTTTGCGTAGATAGATtccagaaaaaatatatagaaaAATCATGCATGTTTATACTGAAGCAGAGTATAAACAAAAAGGAGCAGCTTTACCAGTAAACAGTACAGAAAGGCAACCCGAATAGCTAAAAAACACATAATGCTGACATGATTTTTACCTATTTCATAACTGTCAATAACCAACCTTATGTTCAGTTTACATCTGAATCCCCTAGAGAAAGCCAAACCATATCAGACAACGGAATTCATACTGGATGCTAAAAATCCTATCCAATTCCTATATGAAATCGATGTAATTATCTCTAAAGATATGTCTTTACGATTTCCTTGTTACTGATATGCTTGTGTGCATGTGTACAGCTTATCTGTGGAAAAGTACCCCGGTAACCCGATGTTGGGCCGCCGCGAAATCATGGACGGCAAGGTTAGTCCATGCCTCTCACTTTCCTCAAACTGGGATCCATATGTTTCCATCTCCTTCAACTGTTTTAATTTCATATCAGGCCGGTAAGTACATATGGGTGACTTACAAGGAAGTATATGACTCTGTGCTCAAGGTGGGGGCTTCAATTCGGAGCTGCGGCGTCAGCAAGGTACGTGGTGGTTGCTGGTGTGGGCGTTTGATGCTTGTTCAGTGATCTTGCACACCTGTCCTGATCCTTTGTTTTTAGAATAACACTGGGGAGTCGGGAACGGTTCTAGGCTCCATTTCGAATTATCATGTGTCATTAGTCTTTATTATTGTTCAGAAACTACGTGCCAATTGGTTTCTCCTTGATCATCTGCAGGGAGGACGATGTGGCATCTACGGAGGCAATTGCCCTGAGTGGGTTGTCAGTATGCAGGTATGCCATGTATACGATCGCTGTATAGGTTAAAGATGGTGCGTGGAACAAATTAGAAACAATGATATTACCGTATTACCACTCCGCCTACATCGCCATGTTCATCGACAGTGTTACAAAATGTTTATTCCAATTTGTGTACCCCAGCTTCTTAAATTGTCCAAAAGAATGACCCCTCTTTTAGCCACAAATCCTACACCAAATTTCTCTGTTCTATGCAAAcacaaaaagagaaaaaaacagacaGTTTTCAGTAATACTGTTTTGATCctctgaagaagaaaatgtgGAAAACATCCTAATCATGTATTATTAAAAATGCTACATCTTTTGTTTATCAGATCAGAACTTTGACAGTATGTTGTTCTGTGCTTAACTTTTCAGGCCTGCAATGCCCATGGCATTTACTGTGTTCCATTGTATGACACACTTGGTAAGATATTTTTTGGTTTCACTGGGCACCACAAACACATGATGACGTGGTATTCTGGAATTGTCTTGTTAATTTGCAGAGACACTATGAGCGCCATTCACATGTTAGAATTTTGGTTTCTTGCTACTTGTCAACAAGGGTATGCTGATGTCTCCCATCATTTAATTTTGTAGGTGCTGGGGCTATAGAATTTATATTATGCCATGCAGAGGTAGAAATTGCTTttgtggaggagaagaagattgGAGAGGTACATTCCTCACTGGAACACCAGCTAGTTTATTTACAAGTTATCCCTGCTAGAAAGCATATAGTTATAAGATTCACCATGCATGTAGCTATCTTGGTGCTTCGTTTTTAAAAATATCTTTCTAAGCACCGAGCTACACTAAAATGACTTTGTCTCCCGTAGAATATCCTGGATTTTTACATTTCCCACTAATAAATCTCGTTGTAAATTTCTAATCATCAGGTTGTTTCTCTAATAACCCAAGGAGATTTAAATATATGACATGGCAATCTGTTAGTTGATCTGTTAGAATAATCTAGACAGTGCATGTTGAAATTGGTAACTTCATAAAGAAAATCACATGTCCTGAGCTTCCATGGTTCATGTGATCTACCTTGTGTCTGAGTCTTACAACAATTGTGGGGTACTGTTTCAGGTACTCAAGACATTACCAAATGCGACCAAATTTTTGAAGAGTGAGTTCAAGATGAGTTATGCCTGTTATTAAGCCAGTGTTGTGTGTATATATTTTGTTGATCTGGTATCATTTTGTTGTAAGCAATCGTGAGCTTTGGTAAGGTCAGTCCTGATCAGAAGGAAAAGGTTGAGCAGAACGGTTTGTACATCTACTCATGGACTGAGTTTGTTCTTAAGGTAAGCTCTCCCTTTCTGAGACAGCTGTTTCCCTAAAACAATACTGCTGGTACATTGAATGCGCTCTTTTATGCCTCATCTGTATGTACACTTTAATTGACATCCTTGTGAGCTAACTTTTATCTGCCACACCTGCAGGGAGATGGGAATGAAGACAAGTATGAACTTCCTCCAAAGGAAAAAGATGACATATGCACGATAATGTACACCAGTGGAACAACTGGTGATCCTAAGGGTGTTTTAATCTCCAATAAGAGCATAATTACCATTGTTTCAGCAGTAGATGAGTTCCTTAGCAATTCAAATGAACAGGTAAAGCTATCCCTATTTTACTGCACATTTCTGTACCTTTGAGATATCTTTCATTTTTCTGAAACTGATCTCATTGTAACAGATTCGTGAGAATGATGTTTACATTTCTTATCTTCCGCTCGCCCATATATTTGACCGCGTGATCGAGGAGGTGTTCATTCACCACGGTGCCTCAATTGGATTTTGGCGTGGAGTAAGGATGAAAGAAACAGACGGTTAAAttcttttgctttcttcaTCTCAAAGCAGCACATTTTGATCAATAAGCATTCTGCTTCAGGATGTCAAACTTTTGGTTGAAGATATTGGAGAACTCAAGCCAACATTATTCTGCGCTGTTCCACGTGTACTAGACAGAATCTATGGAGGTACTGCATTCAACTTAAAGAATCTTAACTGAGCAATCCAAACGTAATATGTACGTTAATATTATTCTAACATTGAGGCAGATGACAATGTTACATTGATTGTGTGATTCAGGATTGCAAGATAAAGTTTCAACTGGTGGTTTCATGAAGAAGACATTATTCAATGTTGCTTACAAATAGTAAGATTTTTCTAGGAACTGATCAATCATGTTTCTTCTCTGACGCTGTGATCAGACCCTTAATCTTTTATTCTGAACTTATAAATGGTTCTATAGCAAACAAGGGAACATGATAAAAGGAACCAAGCATGAAGATGCTGCTGCTATTTTTGACAGACTAGTCTTCACCAAGGTACACCGAAATgataaaaaacaacaacaataatttCAGCTCCAACTTAACTGTCTGATGTTTGCGTTCAATTTTAATCTTCTAATGCAACCATCTAGGTGAAACGAGGACTTGGTGGCAGAGTCCGAATAATTCTATCTGGTGCAGCTCCCCTGTCTAATCATGTCGAGGAGTTCTTGCGTGTGGTTACATGCTCCCATGTTCTTCAAGGCTATGGTATGCTTATCGAGCCATATTTATGATCTTAATAGTCCTGAATTCAGAAAACCAAAAATCTTCAGTATTTTAACAAGGTATCTGAGTATCCTAATGGCGGttgcttgttttcttctttataGGTCTCACTGAGACATGTGCGGGGTCCTTTGTTTCCTTGCCAAACAACATGTCCATGCTTGGAACTGTGGGTCCTCCAGTCCCCTACGTTGAAGCACGCCTAGAGTCCGTTCCTGAGATGGGGTATGATGCATTATCAGAAGAATCGCCTCGTGGGGAGATCTGCATCAGAGGGGACACCTTATTCTCAGGGTACTACAAGCGAGAGGACCTCACCAAGGAAGTCTTGGTCGATGGCTGGTTCCACACAGGTATGATGTCACCATCAGTCAAGAAGGCAAGAGGAAACCAAATATTCACAGACATCTTTCACTGATAAGTGATGCCATCAGAAAAACAGACAATTTAACTTGCAATCATAAGATTCTTTGACATCTCCGCCTCTCtgaattcttcttcttcttcttttttgcgagaaaaattcttcttctttgttgtgcTCATTTTCACATCTTCCTGTAGGAGACATTGGTGAGTGGCAGCCTGATGGAAGCATGAAGATCATCGACCGCAAGAAGAACATCTTCAAGCTCTCCCAAGGAGAATACGTCGCGGTTGAAAATCTAGAGAACATATTTGGTCAAGCTCCCAATGTTGATTCGGTACAGTCGGGCAATGACCTTCATGCACTCATTTACTCCTGACGCCAGTGTCTTGCAGAGTATATCCAAAATATTTGTACTGACTTTGACGAATTTCTTCAGATCTGGGTGTATGGAAACAGCTTCGAATCATGCCTGGTTGCTGTGATCAACCCCAACAAGCAAGGTCTCGAACGATGGGCGGAGTCGAACGGGGTAACAGGAGATTTTGCCTCGATATGCGGACATCCTAAGGCGAAAGAGTTCATCTTGGAAGAACTATCCAAAACTGGTAAAGAGAAGAAGGTAAGCAATAAACCGGGACAAGTGAAACATACCGAAAGTTTCTATAACAATTCTACATGTGGTGACCTGGGCAGAAATATCTGATACATCATGCTTCTCTTGATCTTGCTGCAACAGCTGAAAGGCTTTGAGATGATTAGAACTGTTCATCTGGAGCCGGTCCTGTTTGACTTGGAGCGTGACCTCATCACCCCGACCTACAAGAAGAAGCGACCACAACTCCTCAAATATTATCAGGCACAATTCACACCTGCAATCCATCATTACGTATATTTTGCATCCAAGGTAATTTGCAGTATTGTCCATCTGACCCCGGTGCCATTTTTCTTCAGACTATCATCGACGACATGTACCAGAGCATGAAGTAGGGTTGGGACTGACCGCGGCGAGGCGAATCAGAACTAATCCGAACAGGAGCTTAGCAACCTaatcaaattttattttaagttTTGAACATTTATgcggaaagaaaaaggaatacATTGCGATAGCATTTGCTAGTTTaggtttaaaattttgtttcattttccgCCTCCAGAAGTGTGTGAAGCAAGAACAATGCCCGAAATGGTTAAGTATATAGTGGTTCTGGCGTGTAGGGGTGTGCATAAAAACCGAGAAACCGAAACCGATCATCGAAGAACCGGAAACCGAAGCCGATTGGACCGAAACCGAAGAACCGCTTAAAACTTCGGTCAGCAAACTCAAAGAACCGAAGTTTGTTCGGTTAATTCGGTCTCTTGGCAAACCAAAAAAGTCTGAAGAACCGAAGTTCATTGCTGCATCTTTAAAATTTAATGTTTTCATTGCATGCTAGATGATATTTACTCATTACGTGTGTCTGTGTCACATAAGattatgtgtttattttttgCGTGTAACTtaaatctattttctgttgtaagTAGAAGATTGAactaaattttttttcattttctttttgccatAAACACAATGTTCGGTTAGTTTGGTTCCGAACCGAAAACCAAACCGAATTTTCGGTGAACCAAATTTTTAAGATAACTTCGGTCCTCATATTTGAAGAACCGAATTTCATGAAAATCCgaagaaccgaaccgaaatttCGGGTATAACCGAACGCTCACCCCGACTGGCGTGAGTGACTCATGTAACCTGTGTCAATTTCGTGATGGTACCTTATCTTTGTATTAAGATGAACCATGACAGtcagaaaataaaaggagCAACTCCGACTTTCAGTGCATTGTATCATGGTTTCGTTCTTAATTTCTAAAGACCCATTGAGAAgcgtttttttttagcgaggTGGTCTAGCTCGGGTTAATCTGTAATCCATTCCTTGAAGCTATATCGAGATATTATCATCGGGTCAAAATTAGGTCATGTTCAGCTAGCAAACATGCAAAAATTTCTGTACAGAAATACATATTCAGAATCCACGTTTCGAATTTTTCAAAATTGAGAGATTGGCCGTAGCCCATAACGGTAAAGAAATGTGGAGACAAAGAgtcaagaggaggaggaggaagagagctCAGATCGGAGGAGAAGATGGAGAGGGCCAAGCCTGcatcgccggccggcggtCAGCTGGAATCTGCTTAAAATGAACAGTTCAGTTGCTATGTAAGATCACCGCAAATCAAGTAAAGAGCTTAAAACTTTCAAAAAATAACAATATGGATAGCTTAGTAAGGTGCTGTAGCATCATCATTCCAACAAGTAGATCCTAAATCTGACCAAAATACATTACAAAtagttcaaataaaataacTGCATTACAAAAGTACCATCTTAAGGTAGTTTGGGTGTGCCTGATCTTACATCAATAAAAGATTGCAAAAGCGGTTCTAATAAGATCTTGAATTGATAAGGGATTACAAAATAGTTCAAATAAGATATTGTCACCAATAAAATAACTGCATAATTGTAGTACTTGCCACAACGTGGCCATGTTTTACTGATTGACGAAATCTCCAGGTAGTTTGGGTGTGTCTCGACTTTCTCAAGATGGTGGTTCCGTCCTCCTGTGTTGCACTGCGCCGTTTCTGTCAAAATTTCCAAAGAATCAGAAAGATAAAACATCATGGGCAGTGTACAATTTCGGACCATTTTGCAATTCAGTTACTAATTTCTGgagttccttttcttttttgagcaAATAATGTGGCAACAGATTACAGGATGCTAGAAAGTGAACGTTTTAAATATATTGGTAGGATcgaaaaataatttgaaaatGCAAAAAGTAATTTGCAATATTTAAAATTCAGTTATTTGTATTCTGGCACGAAAATGTACAAATGCATGGATGCACATAAAAACGGATCCGGTAATTAATAAGGTGTTTTCATCTGCATGTAAGTACTAGTACGAGTTTTATCTAGCAGTTAATATCAGCGCGTCCTTGTGATCGAATCAATTAATTGGGGTAATACTAGTTGAGTAGATATGATCAGGCCTGGAAGGAATGTACCTCTTGGTGCACCTGATTGGAATCGGACGCTTCGCTGGCAACAAGCTAGATctgaaataaaaaatggaaATGATTAGCGGTCATGAGTATCATACTAAGATGAGCATGGAGGTAGCAGTACGTACCACCGTCACCGTGATATTGTTGGGATGGACCTCGACTGCCTGCCTCAACGCGGCCTCTCCCTTCTCCCGCGTGACACTCGCACACCTGTAAAAGGCTAATCGGACTTCGTCAAGACAAGGGAGGTTCCCGATGCTGCCAATGTCACGCTCGAACTTGGCACCACTGCACTCGTCGCGGATGTAATACACAACACATTCAAGGCTGGGCATGGCTCCCTGCAGGAACCTGGCAGATGCATTCGTGTGGTAGTATCTTAGCTTGGGGAATGCACCGCCGCCCACGATGTCAGGAATGCTAATCAAGGTCTCCAGGTGGAGGTAAACGAGCTCTGGGAACCTCCCGAGGACCTCCATATCCTGCGCCTCCACGGCACCCGCTCCCACCGACAAGTGAGAAAGGTTTGGCAGGCTTGACGAATTGATCCACGCCGGCAGCTTTTCAAATGCGACCCACAGCTCCAGACGACGGAGGTGATGAGAGAGCACGTAGCTTACGCAATTGGCTTGGTCAACACGCGGCCACGAAGTGTAACATTCAAATTGTATGGCTTGGAGCTTCTGCAGATGCTCTAGAGATTTCATCATATCATTGAACAATATACTATCATCAAATTTTTCACAGCAAACACCGTACTCTCTCAACTCTGTCAGCTTGGCCAGTTCTTTCACAATTTCCAAGGAGACATAGGGCAACAATAGTTCTTCTATCAACACCAGGTTACCGATCCAGCCCAGTGCTCCTTTGAAACCACGAGAAAGGCGTAGGCACTTTAGTCGCCTCAACCGACCTACACTCTCTGGCAGCTCTTTTATTCCAGTTAACCTCAAGTCCAGTACCTGCAAAAACCTCAGGTTGCCTATTTCTTTTGGAAGTTTCCTAATAGGTGTTCCCAAGAGCCCAAGGTACCTCAGCTGAAGTAGCCTTCCAAGATTCTCAAGGTGATAAGAACTATCATTTATAAAAGCACATCTTTCCATAGAAAGAATTCTCAAGCCTTGGAAGCCTGAAAGAAATGATCTTCTCTTGACATCAC carries:
- the LOC100830679 gene encoding long chain acyl-CoA synthetase 4, which gives rise to MADSAMKKYLVQVEEGRAAAAAAEDGTAGAPSVGPAYRCAAGGGAASPPVVPGLDSCWDIFRLSVEKYPGNPMLGRREIMDGKAGKYIWVTYKEVYDSVLKVGASIRSCGVSKGGRCGIYGGNCPEWVVSMQACNAHGIYCVPLYDTLGAGAIEFILCHAEVEIAFVEEKKIGEVLKTLPNATKFLKTIVSFGKVSPDQKEKVEQNGLYIYSWTEFVLKGDGNEDKYELPPKEKDDICTIMYTSGTTGDPKGVLISNKSIITIVSAVDEFLSNSNEQIRENDVYISYLPLAHIFDRVIEEVFIHHGASIGFWRGDVKLLVEDIGELKPTLFCAVPRVLDRIYGGLQDKVSTGGFMKKTLFNVAYKYKQGNMIKGTKHEDAAAIFDRLVFTKVKRGLGGRVRIILSGAAPLSNHVEEFLRVVTCSHVLQGYGLTETCAGSFVSLPNNMSMLGTVGPPVPYVEARLESVPEMGYDALSEESPRGEICIRGDTLFSGYYKREDLTKEVLVDGWFHTGDIGEWQPDGSMKIIDRKKNIFKLSQGEYVAVENLENIFGQAPNVDSIWVYGNSFESCLVAVINPNKQGLERWAESNGVTGDFASICGHPKAKEFILEELSKTGKEKKLKGFEMIRTVHLEPVLFDLERDLITPTYKKKRPQLLKYYQTIIDDMYQSMK